A portion of the Deinococcus sp. AB2017081 genome contains these proteins:
- a CDS encoding HesA/MoeB/ThiF family protein, protein MPAAVSLHTLAFEAPMLADLRAGFERAAPLESAAFVLARAVPTPAGAWRLIVQEVILVADDEYAERTETMLTLPSAVVARAVSQARAQHLSVILAHAHPDGLGLAPSSRDLAGEAELRPFLERRIPAVPHGRLILGPHGAHARLFLPDGSDMDLMVAGVGSDLTFFSSASTLTDERHDRQVRAFGQAGQQVLAAMRVAVVGLGGTGSLVAQQLAHLGVREYLLIDPDILEATNLNRVVGARAEDIGRPKVEIACAMILAVQPEAHIEIYIEDVCDAVVARRLLDSTFFFSCTDSHGSRAVLTQLAYQYRLPGIDLGVAIHAEAGRVDRVAGRVQMLVPGLPCLNCAGVLLPEEVRRDLLTPEARRADPYIVGAAEPQPAVISLNSVTAALAVNMFLAAVTGMPLAGRHLRVRFEHGLMKPVDVTPQPYCPVCGPQGARGRADSWVRPGRVQAEVPT, encoded by the coding sequence ATGCCCGCCGCCGTGTCCCTGCATACCCTGGCCTTCGAGGCACCCATGCTGGCCGATCTGCGTGCCGGTTTTGAGCGGGCGGCTCCCCTGGAGTCGGCGGCGTTCGTGCTGGCACGCGCTGTGCCCACACCGGCAGGGGCATGGCGGCTGATCGTTCAGGAGGTCATCTTGGTGGCCGACGACGAGTACGCGGAGCGCACGGAGACGATGCTGACCCTCCCCTCGGCGGTCGTCGCCCGCGCCGTCAGCCAGGCGCGGGCTCAGCACTTGAGTGTGATCCTGGCGCACGCCCACCCCGACGGCCTGGGCCTGGCGCCCTCGTCCAGGGATCTGGCTGGGGAGGCCGAGCTGCGGCCCTTCCTGGAGCGCCGTATCCCAGCGGTACCCCACGGCCGCCTGATCCTTGGCCCTCACGGCGCTCACGCCCGGCTCTTCCTGCCTGACGGCTCGGACATGGATCTGATGGTGGCGGGGGTCGGCTCTGACCTCACTTTCTTCAGCTCAGCTTCCACACTGACCGACGAGCGCCACGATCGCCAGGTGCGGGCCTTCGGCCAGGCCGGACAGCAGGTGCTCGCGGCGATGCGGGTGGCCGTCGTCGGTCTGGGGGGCACGGGCAGCCTGGTCGCCCAGCAACTCGCGCACCTCGGCGTCCGGGAGTATCTGCTGATCGATCCCGATATCCTGGAGGCGACGAACCTCAACCGGGTGGTCGGGGCGCGTGCAGAGGACATCGGGCGACCCAAGGTCGAGATCGCCTGCGCCATGATCCTGGCCGTCCAGCCTGAGGCGCACATCGAGATCTACATTGAGGACGTCTGCGACGCCGTGGTCGCTCGCCGCTTGCTCGACAGCACATTCTTCTTCAGCTGCACGGACTCTCACGGCAGCCGGGCGGTGCTGACGCAACTGGCCTACCAGTACCGCCTGCCGGGCATCGATCTGGGGGTCGCCATCCACGCCGAGGCGGGGCGGGTCGACCGGGTGGCCGGCCGCGTTCAGATGCTCGTCCCTGGCCTGCCCTGCCTGAACTGTGCAGGTGTTCTGCTCCCGGAGGAGGTGCGGCGGGATCTGCTCACCCCGGAGGCCCGGCGCGCTGACCCCTACATCGTCGGAGCGGCCGAACCCCAGCCGGCGGTGATCAGTCTCAACTCGGTCACCGCTGCCCTGGCCGTGAACATGTTCCTGGCGGCCGTGACCGGGATGCCGCTCGCGGGCCGCCATCTGCGCGTCCGATTCGAACACGGCCTGATGAAGCCTGTTGACGTCACGCCGCAGCCCTACTGTCCGGTGTGTGGCCCGCAGGGCGCTCGCGGCCGCGCCGACTCATGGGTGCGGCCAGGCCGGGTGCAGGCCGAGGTGCCGACATGA
- a CDS encoding multiubiquitin domain-containing protein translates to MEHGTERNGGPKTFKILVDTHPFELPQANVTGAHIKLVAGVNATYGLMLEGHGQAADQAINDDETVDLSLPGREHFYTVPPATFGGGV, encoded by the coding sequence ATGGAACACGGTACTGAGCGCAACGGCGGCCCGAAGACCTTCAAAATTCTCGTGGATACCCACCCTTTCGAACTGCCGCAGGCCAACGTGACTGGCGCGCACATCAAACTCGTCGCGGGCGTCAACGCCACTTACGGACTGATGCTTGAAGGTCATGGTCAGGCGGCCGATCAGGCGATCAACGACGACGAGACCGTCGACCTGAGCCTCCCCGGCCGCGAGCACTTCTACACCGTGCCGCCCGCCACCTTCGGCGGTGGCGTTTGA
- a CDS encoding E2/UBC family protein, which produces MTAVTSPVDLECVALDAAFPGASTRSLGDGSVLITLPQVALPDGWNQSVTAVYFTAPVNYPLANPDCFWADPALRLSGGALPANTNLTPLPDPGGLSTEPHLWFSWHVHSWTPGRDTLLSYARVIERRFQERR; this is translated from the coding sequence TTGACGGCCGTCACGTCGCCTGTCGACCTCGAGTGCGTGGCCCTGGACGCTGCGTTTCCAGGAGCCTCGACCCGCAGTCTGGGTGACGGCAGCGTCCTGATCACCTTGCCCCAGGTGGCCCTCCCGGACGGCTGGAACCAGTCCGTCACGGCGGTGTACTTCACGGCGCCCGTCAACTACCCCCTGGCCAACCCGGACTGCTTCTGGGCCGATCCGGCCCTGCGCCTGAGCGGCGGCGCGTTGCCGGCCAACACCAACCTGACTCCACTTCCCGATCCGGGCGGACTGTCCACCGAACCCCACCTGTGGTTCTCCTGGCACGTCCACAGCTGGACGCCGGGCCGGGACACCCTGCTGTCCTACGCTCGCGTCATCGAGCGCCGCTTCCAGGAACGCCGCTGA